In Capsicum annuum cultivar UCD-10X-F1 unplaced genomic scaffold, UCD10Xv1.1 ctg77251, whole genome shotgun sequence, one DNA window encodes the following:
- the LOC124894761 gene encoding adenosylhomocysteinase-like, which yields MALLVEKTNSGREYKVKDMSQADFGRLKIELAEVEMPGLMACRTEFGPSQPFKGAKITGSLHMNISTAVLIETLTALGAEVRWCSCNIFSTQDHTAAAIARDSAAVFAWKGETLLEYWWCTERALDWGPGGGPDLIVDDGGDATLLIHEGVKAEEEFAK from the coding sequence ATGGCTCTCCTTGTTGAGAAGACAAACTCTGGGCGTGAGTACAAGGTCAAGGACATGTCTCAGGCTGACTTCGGCAGGCTCAAAATCGAGCTTGCTGAAGTCGAAATGCCTGGTCTTATGGCTTGTCGTACTGAATTTGGACCTTCACAGCCTTTTAAAGGTGCAAAGATTACTGGATCTCTACACATGAATATTTCAACTGCGGTGCTTATTGAGACTCTTACTGCTCTTGGTGCTGAAGTTAGATGGTGTTCTTGTAACATCTTCTCCACCCAAGATCACACCGCGGCTGCCATAGCCAGGGATAGCGCCGCGGTGTTTGCTTGGAAGGGTGAGACTTTGCTGGAGTATTGGTGGTGTACGGAGAGAGCACTTGATTGGGGTCCAGGTGGTGGACCTGATTTGATTGTGGATGATGGTGGTGATGCTACGCTGTTGATTCATGAGGGTGTTAAGGCTGAAGAGGAGTTTGCCAAG